A window of Bradyrhizobium diazoefficiens genomic DNA:
TGCCACGCCGTGGCCGGTCCCAGGTCCCCTCTCGATCCCTTGGAGCTCCCGGGATATGGAAAGACGTCTGGCCGCCATTGTCTGCGCCGATGTCGCCGGCTATTCGCGCATGATGGGCAGCGACGAGGCCGGCACCCATGCCGCCTTCAAGGCCCATCGCAGCGCGATTCACCCCATCATCCTCAATCACGGCGGCCGCGTGGTGAAGAACACCGGCGACGGCTTCCTGCTGGAGTTCCCCTCGATCGTCGGCGCCGCCGAGGCCGCCATCGCAATGCAGACGCTGATGGCGGAGCGTAACCACCACCTGCCGTGCGACCGCGCCATGCAGTTCCGCCTCGGCATCCACATGGGCGACGTCATCGCCGACGAGGACGAGGTGTTCGGTGACGATGTCAATATTGCCGTCCGCCTGGAATCCGTGGCGAGCCCCGGCGGCTTCGCGATCTCGGCCAAGGCCTATCGCGAGGCCAGCAAGCATCTCACCGTGGCGCTGACAGATGCCGGCAACCACCGCTTCAAGAACATCAAGGATCCGGTCGGGGTCTTTACCTGGACGCCCGACGGGGCACCGGCTGTGGCTCCCGAACTGAGAGAAACCTCGGCGCTGTCGCAGCAGTACCGCACGGCGATCGTCGGCGTGCTGCCCTTCGCCAATCTCAGCGACGCCCAGGATGAATATTTCTCCGACGGTCTCACCGAGGATCTGATCCACGCGCTGTCGCTGCAATCCTTCTATCGCGTGCTGAGCCGCAACTCGACCTTCGCCTTCAAGGACAAGAATGTGAGCACGCGCCTGATCGCGCGCGAGATCGACGCCACCTATCTGATCCAGGGCTCGGTGCGGCGCGCCGGCGCCAAGATCCGCGTCACCGCCGAGCTGATCGCGCCGGAGACAGGCGAGCAGCTCTGGACCGGCCGCTACGACCGCGACATCGGCGACTTCTTCGCGATGCAGGACGAGATCACGACCAACCTGTCTGCCGCCATCGCCACCGAGATCGTCCGGGCCGAGGCCTCGGCGCCGGCGCGGCTCTCGAACGACGTGACCGCGTGGGACCGCTTCCTCAAGGGATTGTCCCATTATTACCGGCACACGAAGGAAGATATAGCCGCCGCCGTCGAGCTGTTCCGGGAAGCCATCAGGCTCGATCCCAAACTGTCGATCGCGCACGCCTATCTTGGCACGATCCAGATCCAGAGCATCCAGTTCGGCTGGGTCAAGGGCACACGGGAGATGTGGGCCGAGGCGATGAATCTCGCCGAAACCAGCGTCCGCCTTGACCCGCGCTCCTCCTTCGCGTTCTCGATCCTGTCCTGGGTCCATGCGCTGGAGGGACATTACGAGGCCGCGATGGACGCCGCCAAGCGGGCAGTCGCGCTCAATCCCTACGACAACGGCGCACGCGGCGTGCTGGGCATCTGTCATTTCGTCATCGGCGAGCATCGGGAGGCGATCGAGCTGTTCTCGATGGCCGCGCAGCGCGACAACAGCGACCCGCGCTACCAATGGGCGGCACTGAACGCCTTCAGCCACTATCTGTTGCGCCAGTATGACGCGACCCTCTCGTGGGCGCGCGAGCAGCTCTACATCAACCCCAACCACATGCAGGCGCTGGCGATCCGCGCTGCGGCCCTGGCACAATTGGGGCGGACCGCCGAGGCAAGCGAGGCGACTGGCGTGCTGATGACCAACTACCCGGCCCTCAATGTCGATCGTCACTTGCGCAACTTCCACTGGAAGCGGCCCGAGGATCTCGCCCATTATCGCGAGGGGCTGCTGAAGGCCGGCGTGCCACTCGGCAAGTTGACCCTGGTCCAGAGCGACATCAAACGCGTCGCCGAGTCCTGACAGGCAGGACACGAACCCATTGCGGTCCTTTGGTGGCTGCACGCTCGTCTTATTGACAGGACAGTGAAATCCGCCACACTTCGTCACACGCCGAAGTAGTATAGTAGTATATTGTGCTGTCGGTTTGTTAGGACTTTCCGCGCTCCAACAGCGCCTGCTTTTTTCGCGATCCGCTGTTTTCAGGATTGGGCCATGCATCACCCCGCTTCGAAGCCGCCCTTCGATCCCTCGGTCCCGGTCTCCCCGAACAATCCCTGCCCCTTCCTGCGCGGCTTGGTCGGCGAAGGTTTTGTCGATGGCGGGACCGTCCCGCTCGGTAAATTGTCGGAGACGATCGCGGATGCGAGCGGCGAGACCGGGCTGAAGAAGGCATCTGCCCGCCTCCAGGTTCGCGGTGTGGCGCTGATCGCTAACGGTCTCGGTCACATCCTGAAAAGCATCTTTTCGGGCGCGCAGCTCGACGCGCTGCGCGGCGGTCCGCTGGACAAGCACGGCGCCGGCTCGCGAATCCTCGGCATCGATGGTGAAGTCAACGAGGACGAGATCGCGCGGTTCGCGAGCTTCGGCCGGACTTATACCGGCCCGAACGGCGGCTCCGAGCTGGGCCTCAACGCCTCGGAAATCGACGTCTTCATGCGCGACAACCTCAAGCGTGCGGGCAGCGCCGCGCGCTGGTACTACCCGCTGCTGATGAAGCTCGAATGGCCGATCCTCCTGAAGATCATCGGCAAGGGCACGGGCGAGGATCGATATCTGAGCGTCGCCGACGTGCGCACGCTGTTCAACGAGCGCCAATTTCCCGCGCGCATCAACCAGCGGCTCGCATCGCAGCCGGTGCTATCGACCTGCCAGCGCGTGGTGCGGGGCGCCCTCAAGCTTGCGGCCTTGCTGATCGCCATTGGTCTCGTTGCGCTCGTCGCGGTGGCCGAATTTCCCGATCAAGTCCGCGCCATGCTGCCGCAGAAGGGAATCTTCGTGAATCTTCTGCCGCCGCCCTTGCCTGCGGTCCCGGAGACGAAGGCCGCCTTCTGGCTCGAGCAGAACTGGTCGCTGAAGGACCGGCACTGGTTCCATCATGCCAGCCAGGGCACCGCGACCTTCCCGGTGCCCTATGAGTGGTTCATGGCGCTGGAGCAGCCGCGCCTCCATCTGTTCTCAAAGCCCGGCATGATGAAGGACAGCGCCTATCTCGAAGGCTTCGGCTTCATCCCAAGCCCGCAGTCGATCCAGACCGACACGACGACGTTGCGCCGCTTCGGTTACGCCAACGTCTACGAGACGACGCAGGTGCCGGACCGGTCGACCGGGTGGACGCCGGTGGAGAACGTCGACGGCCTGCCGGTCGGCTTCGCGCGGATGACCGGCGTCGTCGATCCCGCGACCGGCCGTCGCGAGGAGGACAAGATCGGGCTGACCTGCGCGGCCTGCCACACCGGCCAGATCCATTACCAGGGCGTGGACGTCCGCTTCGACGGCGGCCCGGCCATGACCGACCTGAAGAAGCTGGAGCTCGCCACCGGCCTGTCGATCGCCTACACGCTGTACGTCCCGTTCCGCTTCCAGCGCTTTGCCGACCGCGTGCTCGGCCCCGACGCCAGCAAGACGGACCGCGAGGCGCTCAAGCAGAAGCTCAGCGCGATCGGCACATTCCTGATCGACTGGGCGAAAACCCAGCAGAAGACGATTGAAGCCAAGAAGACCTGGAACGGCAGGCAGCAGCAGGACACGGAGGAAGGGTTCGGCCGCCTCGACGCTCTCAACCGCATCGGCAACCAGGTCTTCTCGCAGGATCTCGCACTGAGCGGGGTCAAGGGATTCGAGAAGAACCTGCATGCCCAGGACGCCCCTGTCAGCTACCCCGCGATCTGGACCGTGCCCTGGTTCAAGTTCGCCCAGTACGACGCCTCGATCGAGCAGCCGTTGATTCGCAATGCCGGCGAGGCGCTCGGCGTAACCGCGCTGCTCAATCTGTCCGACGTCTATCCGGAGGACCGGCTCTGGCGGTCCTCCGTTCACATGAGGACACTCGGCTGGATTGAGGACATGCTCAGGGGTCCCGATCCGTTCAAGTCGGCCGAACCGAAGTTTGGCGGCCTGCTGGCGCCGAAATGGCCCTCGCAGATCCTCGGCGACGCATGGAGGCTGAAGCCCGATCGCGTTGAGCGCGGCCGCGCCATCTATACCGAGATGTGCTCCGGGTGCCATTTGCCGGCCATCGACACCCCGGCCTTCTGGTCCTCGACGCATTGGGAGCCGAGCGGCGATAGCAAGGTGCTGAACGCGGTCACGATTCCGCTCAAGGAGATCAACACCGATCCCGAGCAGTCGCTCGTGCTCTCCAACAGGATCGTCGACGTGCCCGGCTTCCTGAAGGTGAAAACCGCCGACCTTCAGAAATGGTGGCAATGCGACATCCCGACCGCGAGCAAATCACCCAATGAGATGGTCTATGCGCTCGGCCTCATGACGGTGGTCGATCTCGTGGCCCGAAAATGGATGGACGACGAGAAGGTCCCGGAGGCGGAGCGTGCGAAAATGTGGAACCTCGCGCGCAAGAACTGCCTCAATCCGGCGCCCGATCCGCGCTATCGCGCACGCCCGCTGAACGGCATCTGGGCCACCGCACCCTATCTGCACAACGGCTCGGTGCCTTCGTTGTACTGGCTGCTGAAGCCGCAGAACGAGCGTCCGCGAAAGTTCTGCATGGGCCGCCGCGACTATGATCCCGTGACGGTGGGCTTTGCGGTCACCGCGGACGAGAAGTGCAAGACGGGGGAAACGCAGTTCTCGGCGGGGTCGGAGAACGATCCGATCCAGGGCAACAGCGTGCTCGGCCATTCCTTCGAGCGCAAGCCGGGCGAAGACAAGCGTCCCGGCGTGATCGGCCGCATGTTCAAGGACGATGCCGAGCGCTACGATCTGATCGAGTACCTGAAGACGCTGTAGCGCGCTTTCTTACCTCGCCCCGCATGCGGGGAGAGGTCGGATTGCATCGAAGATGCAATCCGGGTGAGGGGGGACTCTCCGCGAGTCGAACTGTCATCGTGTTCGCAAGCAGCCCCTCACCCCAGCCCTCTCCCCGTAAGAACGGGGCGAGGAAGCGCACCGTCGTTTCCCACTCACTTGAACAGCGGCGTGCCCGGCACGAAGGCGTCGAAGGCGGCCCAGAACTGGGAGCGATAGCGGTCCTGCTCCTGGAGGATCTCGTGCTTGGCGCCGGCGATCACGAGATGGGAGCCGGCGCGCAAATGATAGGCGAACTCCTCGATCGCGGCGGTCGACACCACGGTGTCGTTGGAGGCCGCCAGCATCAGGATCGGCTGACGGATCTCTGAGGGGTAGTTCGTGCGCTTGAACGTGTGCATCGCACGGAAGGCGGTATCGGCCCAGGCGATCGTCGGTGACGCCAGTCCGAGCGTCGGATCCTCCTCCAGGATCGCGGCATTGCGTGCATAGCGGACCGGATCGCTGGTCACGGGATTGTTGATGAAGGGATCGAGCCCGGTGAGGCGATCGCTGCCGCCGGGGACATAGCGGCCGCCCTGCCCGAACAGGCGCATCGTCTTCAGCAGCGCACGCACCGGAAACGAGGTGGTGCGGCCGGGCAGCTCGATCATCGGTGCCGACAGCACCATGCGGTCGAACCAGCGCTTGCCCGCATGCGCCACTCGCAGCAGCACCGTGCCGCCCATGGAGTGAGCCAGCGCGAAGAATGGCGGCGGGCAATCCGGCAGCACCACCTGCTGCACGAACGCCTCGACGTCGACCTCGAAATCGGAGAAATCGCGCACATAGCCCTTGCGCGGGTCGCGCAGGCGCCGCGAGGAGTGGCCCTGCCCGCGCCAGTCGATCATCGCCACCGCGAAGCCGCGGTCGCGCAGATCGCGCACGGTTTCGAAATATTTCTCGATCTGCTCGCTGCG
This region includes:
- a CDS encoding tetratricopeptide repeat protein; translation: MERRLAAIVCADVAGYSRMMGSDEAGTHAAFKAHRSAIHPIILNHGGRVVKNTGDGFLLEFPSIVGAAEAAIAMQTLMAERNHHLPCDRAMQFRLGIHMGDVIADEDEVFGDDVNIAVRLESVASPGGFAISAKAYREASKHLTVALTDAGNHRFKNIKDPVGVFTWTPDGAPAVAPELRETSALSQQYRTAIVGVLPFANLSDAQDEYFSDGLTEDLIHALSLQSFYRVLSRNSTFAFKDKNVSTRLIAREIDATYLIQGSVRRAGAKIRVTAELIAPETGEQLWTGRYDRDIGDFFAMQDEITTNLSAAIATEIVRAEASAPARLSNDVTAWDRFLKGLSHYYRHTKEDIAAAVELFREAIRLDPKLSIAHAYLGTIQIQSIQFGWVKGTREMWAEAMNLAETSVRLDPRSSFAFSILSWVHALEGHYEAAMDAAKRAVALNPYDNGARGVLGICHFVIGEHREAIELFSMAAQRDNSDPRYQWAALNAFSHYLLRQYDATLSWAREQLYINPNHMQALAIRAAALAQLGRTAEASEATGVLMTNYPALNVDRHLRNFHWKRPEDLAHYREGLLKAGVPLGKLTLVQSDIKRVAES
- a CDS encoding di-heme-cytochrome C peroxidase produces the protein MHHPASKPPFDPSVPVSPNNPCPFLRGLVGEGFVDGGTVPLGKLSETIADASGETGLKKASARLQVRGVALIANGLGHILKSIFSGAQLDALRGGPLDKHGAGSRILGIDGEVNEDEIARFASFGRTYTGPNGGSELGLNASEIDVFMRDNLKRAGSAARWYYPLLMKLEWPILLKIIGKGTGEDRYLSVADVRTLFNERQFPARINQRLASQPVLSTCQRVVRGALKLAALLIAIGLVALVAVAEFPDQVRAMLPQKGIFVNLLPPPLPAVPETKAAFWLEQNWSLKDRHWFHHASQGTATFPVPYEWFMALEQPRLHLFSKPGMMKDSAYLEGFGFIPSPQSIQTDTTTLRRFGYANVYETTQVPDRSTGWTPVENVDGLPVGFARMTGVVDPATGRREEDKIGLTCAACHTGQIHYQGVDVRFDGGPAMTDLKKLELATGLSIAYTLYVPFRFQRFADRVLGPDASKTDREALKQKLSAIGTFLIDWAKTQQKTIEAKKTWNGRQQQDTEEGFGRLDALNRIGNQVFSQDLALSGVKGFEKNLHAQDAPVSYPAIWTVPWFKFAQYDASIEQPLIRNAGEALGVTALLNLSDVYPEDRLWRSSVHMRTLGWIEDMLRGPDPFKSAEPKFGGLLAPKWPSQILGDAWRLKPDRVERGRAIYTEMCSGCHLPAIDTPAFWSSTHWEPSGDSKVLNAVTIPLKEINTDPEQSLVLSNRIVDVPGFLKVKTADLQKWWQCDIPTASKSPNEMVYALGLMTVVDLVARKWMDDEKVPEAERAKMWNLARKNCLNPAPDPRYRARPLNGIWATAPYLHNGSVPSLYWLLKPQNERPRKFCMGRRDYDPVTVGFAVTADEKCKTGETQFSAGSENDPIQGNSVLGHSFERKPGEDKRPGVIGRMFKDDAERYDLIEYLKTL
- a CDS encoding alpha/beta hydrolase, which gives rise to MTLVSIPSNPVPENVVSGTIKTPDGAELRFARWAPPPNRKGTVCVFTGRSEQIEKYFETVRDLRDRGFAVAMIDWRGQGHSSRRLRDPRKGYVRDFSDFEVDVEAFVQQVVLPDCPPPFFALAHSMGGTVLLRVAHAGKRWFDRMVLSAPMIELPGRTTSFPVRALLKTMRLFGQGGRYVPGGSDRLTGLDPFINNPVTSDPVRYARNAAILEEDPTLGLASPTIAWADTAFRAMHTFKRTNYPSEIRQPILMLAASNDTVVSTAAIEEFAYHLRAGSHLVIAGAKHEILQEQDRYRSQFWAAFDAFVPGTPLFK